The window GCATGTTTAGCCAGCCATGAAAGCATCCGACCACGCCCTTTTTTAGAAATGGTTGAATGGACTTTTAGCTGACCATTTTTCTCTTCCTTGAAAATAACCTTGACCAATTTTTCCTGCACTTTTGGTGAAAAGACTTGTTCAAATTCTGACGAAGCAAGTGAGAGCAGGACATCCTCATCAATCACCTCTGCATCATAATGGGAACGCCAGTATTGTTTTAAAGATTGTTTACCAATCTTTAAATTTCCCTGAAAGTCAAGACGATGGGGTGAAATGAGTTCAAATGGAGAAATGAGACCATATAAGGCTGTTGCCACCCGTACATGCTTCTTGTGATAGTTCTCCTCTTCTGCTGTCAGGTCCCTTCTAGTCATGTAACGATACATAAGACCATCATATAGTTGCCAGGCCGGGTAAGACTTGGCTTGACTTTGCCTAATCCTCTGCCATCGATCCAGTTCTAACTGGGCCTTGTCCTCGGATAATTTATATAAACTAGCCAGCTCCTCTAGGCTATATTGACCAATAGCCTCTAGGACCGATATGCTGGTATCAGACAGGGTTTGAAAGGCTTGATTATCCAGATTGGTATTTAGTTCTTTGGCGTTAGGAATAATGATTTTCATTCCCTCATTATACCATATAACTACTTGACTTCTCAAAGTAAATCATCTGGCTCGACCTTGTTTTTCCAAAAAAATTACCTTATACTAGTCTTAATTATTTCTGTAGGGGGACAGTTACAATGGATAAGTACCAGCGAATTATTCAAGATATCTTGGAGGGGATTGAAAACAATCAGTTTAAACGTGGTGAAAAACTGCCCTCTATTCGACAACTCAGTCAGAACTACCAGTGCAGTAAGGACACTGTTCAGAAGGCCATGTTGGAACTAAAATACCAAAACAAGATTTACGCAGTAGAAAAGAGCGGCTACTATATATTGGAAGACAAAGATTCTAAAAACCAAATGGTTGAACTAGACCCTGCGGATTTTCAGGAGCTGCCTTATGAGGATTTTCGAGTGTGCCTACATGAAAGTCTGATTGGGCGGGAGAACTATCTGTTTAACTACTACCATCAGCAAGAAGGGCTTGCTGAGTTAATCTCCTCTGTCCAACAACTCTTGATTAACTATCATGTCTACACAAAAAAAGACCAACTGGTTATTACAGCTGGTAGTCAACAGGCCCTCTATATCTTGACCCAGATGGATTTCGGATCTGAGAAAACTGAAATATTGCTAGAAAATCCAACTTATTCCAGGATGGTTGAGTTGATGCAACACCAAGCTATTCCCTATCAGACAATTGAACGGGATTTTGATGGTATTGACCTGGTCAAGCTGGAAAAAATCTTTCAAACTGGAAAAATTAAATTCTTCTACACCATTCCCCGTCTGCACAATCCTCTGGGAAGTACCTACGATACAGCAAGTAAGACTGCCATTCTGAAGCTAGCTAAGAAATACGGGGTCTATATTATCGAAGATGATTATCTGGCGGACTTTGATTCTAGTAAAAGCTTGCCCCTCCACTATCTAGACACCGATAATATGGTCATCTATATCAAATCCTTTACCCCTACACTCTTTCCAGCCCTTCGGATTGGTGCTATCAGTCTGCCCCAGCAGTTGAAGCCTGCTTTTATTAAACATAAGAGTTTGATTGATTACGATACCAACCTCATCATGCAGAAGGCACTTTCCCTCTATATCGACAATGGAATGTTTGCCCGCAATACCCAAAATCTCCATCAGGTTCATCATGCCCAGTGGTTAGATATACAGACCAACATGGACGAAACTAAACTAAATATTCCCTATCGCATTTCCA is drawn from Streptococcus sp. 29892 and contains these coding sequences:
- a CDS encoding PLP-dependent aminotransferase family protein gives rise to the protein MDKYQRIIQDILEGIENNQFKRGEKLPSIRQLSQNYQCSKDTVQKAMLELKYQNKIYAVEKSGYYILEDKDSKNQMVELDPADFQELPYEDFRVCLHESLIGRENYLFNYYHQQEGLAELISSVQQLLINYHVYTKKDQLVITAGSQQALYILTQMDFGSEKTEILLENPTYSRMVELMQHQAIPYQTIERDFDGIDLVKLEKIFQTGKIKFFYTIPRLHNPLGSTYDTASKTAILKLAKKYGVYIIEDDYLADFDSSKSLPLHYLDTDNMVIYIKSFTPTLFPALRIGAISLPQQLKPAFIKHKSLIDYDTNLIMQKALSLYIDNGMFARNTQNLHQVHHAQWLDIQTNMDETKLNIPYRISKGSVTFQLKKSQVSPFIEKQLEGAAFFSGEDHDFLQIQYTSEFKTRLETFLEKMTM
- the yaaA gene encoding peroxide stress protein YaaA; this encodes MKIIIPNAKELNTNLDNQAFQTLSDTSISVLEAIGQYSLEELASLYKLSEDKAQLELDRWQRIRQSQAKSYPAWQLYDGLMYRYMTRRDLTAEEENYHKKHVRVATALYGLISPFELISPHRLDFQGNLKIGKQSLKQYWRSHYDAEVIDEDVLLSLASSEFEQVFSPKVQEKLVKVIFKEEKNGQLKVHSTISKKGRGRMLSWLAKHAIQDIEDIKRFDVDGFQFYPIESKKNLLVFLRNG